Part of the Streptomyces sp. f51 genome is shown below.
ATGAGCGCCTTGGCGTCCGCCTCACGGGACGCGATGGATGTCGAGGCAAGCACCGTCCCGATGACCGTCTTGCCGTTGCGGGTGGCGGCGAAGACGAGGCACTTCCCGGCTTCGGGACCGGACCCGGTCTTCACGCCGATGGTGCCGCTGTAGCTGCTGAGCAGACCGTTTGTGTTGAGCCACGCCGCCATGGTCCGCGGCGTGTTACTCGCCGTCACGGTCTTCGCCGTGTACGACTTCGTCTTGACGATCGTGCGGAACATGGAGTTCTTCATGGCGCTGCTGGCGATCTTCGTCAGGTCACGCGGTGTCGAATAGTTCGCACCGTTGCCAATGCCGTCGAACGAGTCGAAGTGCGTGTTCGTCAGGTGGAGGCTGGTCGCGGCCGCGTTCATCTTGCCGATGAACGACTTCACACGGGCGGCGCGCGTGGTGCCCGAGCCGAACTTGTCGGCGAGCGCGTAGGCCGCGTCGCAGCCGGACGGCAGCATCAGACCGTAGAGCAGCTGACGGACGGTGACCTTGTCGCCGACGATCAGGTGGGCCGAGGAGGCGGTGTTGGCGACGATGTAGTCGCTGTAGGCCTTCTGGATCGTGACCTTGGCGTCCAGGTTCAGGTTCGGCTGGGCCAGAACCACCTTGGCCGTCATGATCTTCGTGGTGGAACCGGTGGAACGACGGGTGTCCGCCGCCTTGCCGTACAGGGACGCGGCCGTCCCGTTGTTCATCACGTAGCCGCCCTTGGCGACGATGGTGGGCGTGGCGACGGCGCCCGCGGGTGCGGCGCCGAAGGCTCCGGCTGCCAGCACGGCGCCGGTCGTGAGGGTCACAGCGGCGGCCCTGCGGAAACGCGTGCCCTTAATGCCGGTAATCAAAATGAACGCTCCGTATGCGCGAAATGCCCCTGGGAGAACGGCACATGGCAGTGCCGTCCCACGTTCAGACTCATGGAACGCATCAAGGGATGTGCGGCAAACGGATGAAATTCATGTGACCTGGGTTACAGGCGGGGCCTGTTGGGGTCCGCATGCTGAAATGCCCCACGGCATGCGTACGTGTTGTATCTATGATGTGCGCATGCCTTCAGCCCCACCCGCGCCCGTGCAGACCCCCGTCAAACAGCCGCCGGCCGCCGACCGCGTCTACGCCCACGTCAAGGACGGGGTCCTGGAGCGCCGTTACGAGGGCGGGTCCCTGCTCACCGAGGGCGAACTCGCCGACGCCGTGGGCGTGTCCCGCACCCCGGTCCGCGAGGCGCTGCTCCGCCTGGAGGCGGAGGGCCTGATCAAGCTCTACCCGAAGAAGGGCGCGCTCGTCCTGCCCGTCTCCGCGCAAGAGATCGCGGACGTGGTCGAGACCCGCCAGCTCGTGGAGGAGCACGCGGCCCGCAAGGCCGTACCGGCGTCGCCGCGGCTCCTGGCCCGGCTGGAGGAACTGCTCGAACGGCAGAAGGAGCAGGCAGCCGCCGGGGATCTGGCCGCCGCCGCCGTCACCGACCGCTGCTTCCACGCCGAGATCGTCCGCAGCGGCGGCAACGAGATCCTCTCCCGGCTCTACGACCAGCTCCGCGACCGGCAGCTGAGGATGGGGGTCGCCGTGATGCACGCCCACCCCGACCGGATCACCAAGACGCTCGTCGAGCACGAGCAGATCCTGCGGGCGCTGCGCTCGGGGGACGCCGACGCGGTCGTCGGCCTCATCCACGGACACGTCAGCTGGTTCTCCAACCTGGCCCGGGGCGAGGTCCGATGAGCTCCCCGGCCACCCTGCCGGGCGACCCGCCCGGCGGCCGGCGCGCGATGGCCGTCTGGGGCATCGGCGTCTCGGTCTACTTCGTCGCGGTCATCTTCCGTACGTCCCTGGGGGTGGCCGGGCTCGACGCCGCGGAGCGCTTCCACGTGGGCGCCTCCGCCCTGTCCACCTTCTCCATCCTCCAGCTCCTCGTGTACGCGGGCATGCAGATACCCGTCGGGCTGCTGGTCGACCGGCTCGGCACCAAGAAGGTGCTGACCATCGGCGTCCTGCTGTTCACGGCGGGGCAACTGGGCTTCGCGTTCTCCTCGTCGTACGGCATGGCGCTCGCCTCGCGCGCACTGCTCGGCTGCGGTGACGCGATGACCTTCATCAGCGTGCTGCGCCTCGGCACCCGGTGGTTCCCCGCCCGGCGCGGACCGCTCGTCGCCCAGCTCGCGGGTCTGGCCGGCATGGCCGGCAACCTCGTCTCGACGCTCGTGATCGCCCGGCTGCTGCACGGCGTGGGCTGGACGGCCGCGTTCGCCGGCAGCGCCGCCGCCGGTGTGCTCGTCCTCGTCCTGCTGCTGCTGTTCCTGGAGGACCACCCCGAGGGCCATCTCCCGGAGCCGTTCCCCCACCGGGGCTCCGCCTACGTCCGCCGGCAGATCGCCGCGGCCTGGCGGGAGCCCGGCACCCGGCTCGGCCTGTGGGTGCACTTCACCACGCAGTTCCCGGCGATGGTGTTCCTGCTGCTGTGGGGGATGCCGTTCCTCGTCCAGGCGCAGGGCCTGACCCGGGCCACGGCCGGTGAGCTGCTGACGCTCGTCGTCCTGGCCAACATGGGCGCCGGGCTGGTCTACGGACAGATCGTCGCCCGGCATCACACCGCCCGGCTGCCGCTCGCGCTGGGCACGGTCGCGGCGACGGCGGTCGTGTGGGCGGGGGTGCTGGTGTACCCGGGCGAGCACGCGCCGATGTGGCTGCTGGTCGTGCTGTGCACGGTGCTCGGGTTCTGCGGTCCGGCCTCGATGCTCGGCTTCGACTTCGCGCGTCCGGCGAATCCGCCGGAGCGTCAGGGAACGGCGTCCGGGATCACCAACATGGGTGGTTTCGTCGCCTCGATGACGACGCTGCTGGCCATCGGTGTCCTGCTCGACGCCACCGGCGACAACTACCGGATCGCCTTCGCCTCCGTGTTCGTGCTCCAGGCGGCGGGGCTGAGCCAGATCTTCCGGCTGCGGAAGCAGGCGGCCCGCCGGGAGCGGGAGCGGCTCGTGGCCAGCCGGGTGGAGACGGTGCACGTACCGGCGTGACCGCCCGAAGCCCGTACCGCGCGCGTCCCTTCCCCGGCTCCGGTTCGCGTGCCTGTCGCCGACCGGGGCCGGACAGGGGGAACGGCCGAAGGGGGCGGGGGGACACCCCGCCCCGTCGCCGCCTGCGGAACGTCCCGTCGCCGGGTGCGGAACGCCCCGTCCGCCCGTCCGCTACGGCGTGACGGCGAAGTTGCGCAGGATCGCCGCGGCCAGGTCGGGGTCGCCCTCGACCTTGATGCGGTCGGACACGGTGTCGGGGTGGACGCGGCCGCAGGCCAGCCGGACGAAGGTCTCCCAGTCGAGGCCGAGGCTCACCGCGGGACCGAGGGAGGGCGCACCGTCTATCGTCCCGCGTCCGTCGGCGTCGACACGGACGGTGCGCAGGAACTCGACCGGACCGTGCACGTCGAAGACGACCGCGGAGTTCGCCGGCGCCCCCGCGCCCTTGGCGACGACCTTCGGCAGCGCGGCCAGCAACTGGTCCCGCACGACCGCCGAACCGGGGGAGTCCAGGTTCCCGGGCCGGCCCAGCGTGTACCGCAGGTCCTGCTCGTGCACCCACACGTCGAAGGCGCGCTTGAGCATCGCCTGTTCGAGGGTGATCTCGGTGCCGAGCGGGCCCCGCACCTTGGCGTCGGGCTGCCGCGACTCGTTCCGCAGCTGCCGGTTGCGGCGGATGACCGTGTACTCCAGCTCGGAGGTCATCTCCGGCGCCGTGTGGTGGCGGCGCACGTCGACCTGCATCTCCATGTACCGCTGGTGTTCGTTCGTCACGTGGTAGAGGTCGCGGGGCAGGGTGTGGATCGGCCGCGGGTCGCCGAGCATCTCGCAGTCCATCCCGATGACATGCGAGACGATGTCACGGACCGACCAGCCGGGGCACGGAGTCCGCCGGTTCCACTCGCCCTCCACAAGCGGCTGCACCAGCTCGGATATCGCTTCGATCGAGTGGGCCCAGGCGTCGGCGTAGGACTGAAGACTCGGATGCAGACTCACGGAACGGGACCCCTCGGGCGGTGGGAGCGGGCAGTGCACAGGCAGCGGGTGTCTTGGGACGCTAAGTTACGCTGCTGTGAGGCACCCCGGCAGTGCTTTCGTGTGACGATCGTAGGCCCGTATCGACGGCTCGAATGCCAGGACGGTGGTAGTGTGCGCGCCTCGCTCCTCCAGATCGACGTAAACGAAGACGAATCGGTCGCTTCCCGCCGGCTCCGGGTCGCGGACCTGGTACGCGATCAAGCCGGAACCGATCTCGTCGTGCTCCCCGAGCTGTGGACCACCGGCGCCTTCGCCTACGAGGAGTTCCGTGAGCAGGCCGAACCGCTGGACGGACCGACCCACGAGGCGATGAGCAAGGCGGCGAGCGACGCGGGCGTGTGGCTGCACGCCGGCTCGATCCCCGAACTCGCCGCCGGGACCGGCTCCGCGGCCGAGGCACCCCTCTACAACACCTCCCTGATCTACTCCCCCGCGGGCGAACGCGTCGCCGCCTACCGCAAGATCCACCGCTTCGGCTTCGACCAGGGCGAGGCCGTGCTGATGAGCGCGGGCGCGGACCTGGTGACGGTGCCGCTGCCGGAGACCGTCCTCGGCCTGGCCACCTGCTACGACCTCCGGTTCCCCGAGCTCTTCCGCGGACTGATCGACGCGGGGGCGCAGACCCTCGTCCTCTCCGCCGGCTGGCCCGAACGGCGCCGCGCCCACTGGACCCTGCTCGCGCGGGCGCGCGCCGTCGAGAACCAGGCGTACGTCCTCGCCTGCGGAACGGCTGGTACGCACGCGGGAGTTCCCCAGGCCGGTCACTCGATCGTGGTCGACCCGTGGGGCGAGGTCCTCGCCGAGGCGGGTCCCGGCGAGGAGATCCTGACCGTGGACTTCGACCCGGCGAAGGTCGCGGAGACCCGGGAACAGTTCCCGGCCCTGAAGGACCGCCTCCTCGGCCTGGCGATCCCGCCCCGCTGACCCCGCGCGTTCAGTCGTCCCCCCGTTCCTTCTCCGCGAGGTGGATCACGCACACCGCGACCGCGATCAGCAGCGCCGGATCGGCGTCCTCCCGTACGACGTCGACGCCGTAGGTGTCGCGCAGGTGGAGCCAGCGCCGGGAGATCTGGGCCAGGAGTTCGTTGTCGTAGTCGACGGCGAACTCGCGGTCGAGGATCTTGCCGCTGACGTCGAGTTCGGTGCCGTCGACCAGCGACACGCGATAGTGATTGCGGAGCAGGGACAGCCGCTTGCGCTTGATGGTCGCGAGCGGATCGCCGTCCCGCTCGATGATCATGGTGTCGCGCAGCGCGAGCATCTTCTGGTGGATGTCGATCAGGACGCGGCCGCGGGTGTCCTTCAGCTGGAAGGTGTCCCGCAGCCGCATGGCCTTGCCGTCGACGAGGAAGACCTTGTTGCCGTGGTCGTCCTCGATCCAGTAGTCGTCACCGAAACCGAGCAGCCGGTCGCGCACGAGGTATCTCATGCCGTCACCGGTTCCCCGGCGGGCGGTCCGAAACGCCGCCGGTAGGCCGACGGGCTGAGTCCGGTCGCCCGGCGCACCCGTACGCGCAGGTTCGCGGCGGTCCCCAGTCCGCTGCGCTCGGC
Proteins encoded:
- a CDS encoding D-alanyl-D-alanine carboxypeptidase codes for the protein MITGIKGTRFRRAAAVTLTTGAVLAAGAFGAAPAGAVATPTIVAKGGYVMNNGTAASLYGKAADTRRSTGSTTKIMTAKVVLAQPNLNLDAKVTIQKAYSDYIVANTASSAHLIVGDKVTVRQLLYGLMLPSGCDAAYALADKFGSGTTRAARVKSFIGKMNAAATSLHLTNTHFDSFDGIGNGANYSTPRDLTKIASSAMKNSMFRTIVKTKSYTAKTVTASNTPRTMAAWLNTNGLLSSYSGTIGVKTGSGPEAGKCLVFAATRNGKTVIGTVLASTSIASREADAKALMNYAFGR
- a CDS encoding GntR family transcriptional regulator; this translates as MPSAPPAPVQTPVKQPPAADRVYAHVKDGVLERRYEGGSLLTEGELADAVGVSRTPVREALLRLEAEGLIKLYPKKGALVLPVSAQEIADVVETRQLVEEHAARKAVPASPRLLARLEELLERQKEQAAAGDLAAAAVTDRCFHAEIVRSGGNEILSRLYDQLRDRQLRMGVAVMHAHPDRITKTLVEHEQILRALRSGDADAVVGLIHGHVSWFSNLARGEVR
- a CDS encoding MFS transporter, with the protein product MSSPATLPGDPPGGRRAMAVWGIGVSVYFVAVIFRTSLGVAGLDAAERFHVGASALSTFSILQLLVYAGMQIPVGLLVDRLGTKKVLTIGVLLFTAGQLGFAFSSSYGMALASRALLGCGDAMTFISVLRLGTRWFPARRGPLVAQLAGLAGMAGNLVSTLVIARLLHGVGWTAAFAGSAAAGVLVLVLLLLFLEDHPEGHLPEPFPHRGSAYVRRQIAAAWREPGTRLGLWVHFTTQFPAMVFLLLWGMPFLVQAQGLTRATAGELLTLVVLANMGAGLVYGQIVARHHTARLPLALGTVAATAVVWAGVLVYPGEHAPMWLLVVLCTVLGFCGPASMLGFDFARPANPPERQGTASGITNMGGFVASMTTLLAIGVLLDATGDNYRIAFASVFVLQAAGLSQIFRLRKQAARRERERLVASRVETVHVPA
- a CDS encoding maleylpyruvate isomerase family mycothiol-dependent enzyme, translating into MSLHPSLQSYADAWAHSIEAISELVQPLVEGEWNRRTPCPGWSVRDIVSHVIGMDCEMLGDPRPIHTLPRDLYHVTNEHQRYMEMQVDVRRHHTAPEMTSELEYTVIRRNRQLRNESRQPDAKVRGPLGTEITLEQAMLKRAFDVWVHEQDLRYTLGRPGNLDSPGSAVVRDQLLAALPKVVAKGAGAPANSAVVFDVHGPVEFLRTVRVDADGRGTIDGAPSLGPAVSLGLDWETFVRLACGRVHPDTVSDRIKVEGDPDLAAAILRNFAVTP
- a CDS encoding carbon-nitrogen family hydrolase, whose translation is MRASLLQIDVNEDESVASRRLRVADLVRDQAGTDLVVLPELWTTGAFAYEEFREQAEPLDGPTHEAMSKAASDAGVWLHAGSIPELAAGTGSAAEAPLYNTSLIYSPAGERVAAYRKIHRFGFDQGEAVLMSAGADLVTVPLPETVLGLATCYDLRFPELFRGLIDAGAQTLVLSAGWPERRRAHWTLLARARAVENQAYVLACGTAGTHAGVPQAGHSIVVDPWGEVLAEAGPGEEILTVDFDPAKVAETREQFPALKDRLLGLAIPPR
- a CDS encoding LURP-one-related family protein, which encodes MRYLVRDRLLGFGDDYWIEDDHGNKVFLVDGKAMRLRDTFQLKDTRGRVLIDIHQKMLALRDTMIIERDGDPLATIKRKRLSLLRNHYRVSLVDGTELDVSGKILDREFAVDYDNELLAQISRRWLHLRDTYGVDVVREDADPALLIAVAVCVIHLAEKERGDD